A genome region from Camelina sativa cultivar DH55 chromosome 10, Cs, whole genome shotgun sequence includes the following:
- the LOC109127010 gene encoding beta-glucosidase 42-like: MAWGLKSMKKASLSTTILSMDFLQKEAIEGWTNRKFVDYFGLYADACFANFGDRVKHQITLNEPLKISVNGHYIGIFAPGRNEKPLIEPYLVSHHQVLAHATDVYI, from the exons ATGGCTTGGGGACTGAAGTCAATGAAGAAGGCATCACTTTCTACAACAATCTTATCAATGGACTTCTTGCAAAAG GAAGCAATCGAAGGTTGGACAAATAGGAAATTTGT CGATTATTTTGGCCTATATGCAGATGCTTGTTTTGCAAATTTTGGTGATAGAGTAAAGCATCAGATCACATTAAATGAACCTCTTAAGATCTCAGTGAATGGTCACTATATTGGTATATTTGCACCTGGAAGAAACGAGAAGCCCTTGATCGAACCATATTTGGTTTCGCATCATCAGGTGTTGGCTCATGCAACTGATGTTTACATATAA